The genomic window TTCTGCCGCCGGACGATCGCGCGGACGCGGGCGACGAGATCCGGGCGGCTCCGCGCGCCGGCCGAGAGGAGCTTCGGGATCATCCCGTCGGACACCGCCGACGGTCCCATTTCGCGCGCGGTGAAGATGGCCCGATTGCGCGCCTGCCGCCCCGCCCCGTCGTCCGCCCCGCCCTGGGTGTCGACGAACGCGGCGGCCGCGACGACTTCGGGTCGCGCGCGGAGGAGCTCGAAAAGCACGTATCCGCCCATCGAGAACCCCGCGATCCCCACTTTCCCGCCGGCCGCGTCCGCGACGGCCGCGATCCAGCCGGCGTACTCCGCCATCGAAGGCTGCGGCGGATGGGGGGTGTCGCGCCGCGACGGGAGATCCGGCCGCAGGACGCGGAACTTCGGGGCGAGCCTTCGCGAAACGTCCGACCACATGTCGCCGTCGAGCGGATAGCCGTGGACGAGGACGACGGCCGGTCCGGATCCTTCTTCGCGCACTTCCACGTTGCGGAACTGGTATTTCACGCGCATCGGTGAACCTCGATCAGCG from Thermoanaerobaculia bacterium includes these protein-coding regions:
- a CDS encoding alpha/beta fold hydrolase; its protein translation is MRVKYQFRNVEVREEGSGPAVVLVHGYPLDGDMWSDVSRRLAPKFRVLRPDLPSRRDTPHPPQPSMAEYAGWIAAVADAAGGKVGIAGFSMGGYVLFELLRARPEVVAAAAFVDTQGGADDGAGRQARNRAIFTAREMGPSAVSDGMIPKLLSAGARSRPDLVARVRAIVRRQNPNSIENDLLAMRDRADSLPSLGTIAVPALVLVGSEDAITPVERAESIARGIPGAELVTVPGAGHLSPMENPDAVAAALSSFFAKSLA